A portion of the Sulfurospirillum diekertiae genome contains these proteins:
- a CDS encoding DedA family protein, with amino-acid sequence MNEFMSKHSGKLFALFMTIVLSTLGYVLYLAPVSGLENKFIYLLKEYGYIILFFWGMLEGEIGLVMAGLLTHTGDMHLFIAIFVAGLGGFAGDQVYFYIGRFNKKLVHKKLRSQRRKLALAHVLLKKHGWPIIFAQRYLYGLRTVIPISIGLTRYSGKMFALINLISAWFWASFTIVPTWYFGQEILIVIHWAKAHWYFAIPIAAIVAGGISYYFHKVTDKTFKDKHANRTTQSKIN; translated from the coding sequence ATGAATGAATTTATGAGTAAACATTCTGGAAAACTATTTGCTCTCTTTATGACAATCGTACTCTCAACACTTGGATATGTCCTCTACTTAGCACCTGTAAGTGGATTAGAAAATAAATTTATCTACCTCTTAAAAGAGTATGGCTACATCATTCTCTTTTTTTGGGGAATGTTGGAGGGTGAAATTGGACTTGTCATGGCAGGTTTGTTGACCCATACAGGCGATATGCACCTTTTTATTGCCATTTTCGTGGCAGGACTTGGTGGCTTTGCAGGAGATCAAGTCTATTTTTACATTGGTCGTTTTAATAAAAAATTAGTCCATAAAAAACTTCGAAGTCAACGCCGTAAACTCGCCCTTGCACATGTTCTTTTGAAAAAACATGGCTGGCCTATTATCTTTGCACAACGTTACCTCTATGGATTACGTACGGTTATTCCTATTTCCATAGGTTTGACACGTTATAGTGGCAAAATGTTTGCTTTGATCAATCTTATTTCGGCATGGTTTTGGGCATCTTTTACGATTGTTCCTACATGGTATTTTGGTCAAGAGATTCTCATTGTCATTCACTGGGCAAAAGCACACTGGTATTTTGCTATTCCAATAGCCGCCATTGTAGCAGGTGGTATCTCCTATTATTTTCATAAAGTAACTGATAAGACATTTAAGGATAAACATGCAAATAGAACTACTCAATCAAAAATTAACTAA